Proteins encoded by one window of Agelaius phoeniceus isolate bAgePho1 chromosome 5, bAgePho1.hap1, whole genome shotgun sequence:
- the RAD52 gene encoding DNA repair protein RAD52 homolog: MPESQGKDSESCSSSSSNTGDSVASFGQYQYTASEYRAIQHALRQRLGPDYISSRQAGGGQKVCYIEGHKVISLANEMFGFNGWAHSVTQQNVDFVDLNNGRFYVGVCAFVRVQLKDGSYHEDVGYGVSEGLKSKALSLEKARKEAVTDGLKRALKCFGNALGNCILDKDYLRAVNKLPRQVPPELDLVKAKMQDYEPEIEQARYSSYVERQNAAGRQPCEVTPGCKPGQTEAAVVTADQKQPSAPRSTDSLAMECDATYQRKLRQKRLQQQFREQMEKKQQVPGVTPSSKQANSNAPVKHSTPAEVQQDLAIEEEFFADDPELWDISLESTDLKVTGAKMSEPSAAAQQAPETPRGPQQRTPHRGNQHRAAARLAQLQPPTAAPSTSCAPQHTPGCSPIRRSQSLKKRRLEPT, encoded by the exons ATGCCTGAGAGCCAGGGGAAGGAcagtgagagctgcagcagcagcagctccaacaCTGGGGACTCAGTGGCTTCCTTTGGACAG TATCAGTACACGGCCAGCGAGTACCGAGCCATCCAGCACGCGCTGCGCCAGAGGCTGGGCCCCGACTACATCAGCAGCcggcaggcaggaggagggcaAAAG GTCTGTTACATTGAGGGTCACAAGGTCATCAGTCTGGCCAATGAAATGTTTGGCTTCAATGGCTGGGCTCACTCAGTCACTCAGCAGAATGTTG ACTTTGTTGACCTCAACAATGGCAGGTTCTACGTGGGTGTCTGTGCTTTTGTGAGAGTTCAGCTTAAG GATGGGTCATACCATGAAGATGTGGGGTATGGAGTCAGTGAAGGCCTGAAATCTAAAGCCTTATCCTTAGAAAAGGCAAGGAAGGAGGCAGTAACAGATGGACTGAAGAGAGCACTCAA GTGCTTTGGCAATGCCCTTGGGAACTGCATCCTGGACAAGGATTACCTGCGAGCCGTGAACAAGCTTCCCCGGCAG GTACCCCCTGAGTTGGACTTGGTCAAAGCTAAAATGCAGGACTATGAGCCTGAAATAGAGCAAGCAAGATACAGCAGCTATGTGGAAAGGCAGAATGCAGCAGGGAGACAGCCCTGTGAGGTGACACCTGGCTGTAAGCCTGGCCAGacagaggctgctgtggtgACAGCAGATCAGAAacagcccagtgctcccag GAGCACAGACTCCTTGGCCATGGAGTGTGATGCCACTTACCAGAGGAAACTGCGCCAGAAGCggctgcagcagcagttccGGGAGCAGATGGAGAAAAAGCAGCAGGTCCCAGGAGTCACTCCCAGCAGCAAACAGG CAAATTCCAACGCTCCTGTGAAGCACAGCACTCCAGCAGAAGTGCAACAGGATCTGGCCATAGAAGAGGAGTTTTTTGCAG ATGATCCTGAACTTTGGGACATTTCCCTGGAGAGCACTGACCTGAAGGTAACGGGTGCCAAAATGtcagagccctcagcagctgcacagcaggCACCCGAGACACCCCGTGGCCCCCAGCAGAGGACACCCCACAGGGGgaaccagcacagagctgctgccaggctggcacagctgcagccccctactgcagcccccagcaccagctgtgccccccagcacaccccag GGTGCAGCCCCATCAGGAGAAGTCAGAGCTTGAAGAAAAGGAGATTGGAACCTACGTGA